From Paraburkholderia sprentiae WSM5005:
TCGCGCGCGCAGTACGCACATGCGATTGCGGTGCTGGTCGGCAAGAATCCGGAGGAGCTGGCGATCACCCATAGCACCGCGCTGCCGGCGCTGCCGTCGGTGCCGGTTGGCGTGCCGTCGACGTTGCTCGAACGTCGCCCCGACATCGCTGCGGCCGAGCGCAAGATGGCCGCGCAGAATGCGGCGATCGGCGTCGAGGTGGCCGCGTACTATCCGGATGTCTCGCTGTCGGCGGTGGCGGGTTTCACGCAGTCGCCATTGTCCGGTCTGCTGAAGGCCGCGAACTACGTGTGGTCGCTCGGCGGCAGCGCGACCGAGACGCTGTTCGACGGCGGCCTGCGCAGCGCCGACGTCGACGCCGCGAAGGCAGCCTACGACTCGGCGGTCGCCAGCTATCGCGGCACCGTGCTGGGCGCGTTCCAGAACGTCGAGGATGACCTGTCCGGCCTGCGCATTCTCGCCGATCAGGCGGTCGTGCTCGAAGCGGCGGTGCGCGACGCGAACCGTGGCGCGGCGATCGCGTTCAACGAGTACGAGGCAGGCACCGTCGATTACACGACGGTCGCGGTCGCGCAAGCGACGCAGCTGACCACGCGGCAGACCGCGCTGAACGTGCAGGAATCGCGGCTGCTGCACGCGGCGTCGTTGTTCGGCGATCTGGGTGGCGGGTGGTCGACCGATGAGTTGCATGATCCGCGGCATCCGGCGGCGGCGACGTCTGCGGCAATCGTGCCGGGCGCGCGGCCAGCGCGGCACGATCAAAACGACTAAGGACGAGCATTGGCCAAAGGCACCCACGGGCAAGACGTCAGCGACCCGGTACCGAGATCCGAACACGACGCGCGACACGACGCACCAGCGCCGCGCGACGTGACCTCGCTCGGCCTCTTCCTGATCTTCGCGCGCATCGGTCTGACGAGTTTCGGCGGCGGGTTGAGCGGCTGGTTCATGCGCGAGTTCGTGCACGACCGGCACTGGATCGGCGAAGACGAATTTCTCAACGGCCTCGCGTTGTCGCAGGCGCTGCCGGGCGTCAATGTGAAGAATCTGGCGATCTGGATCGGCTACCGGCTGCTCGGCTGGCGCGGCGCCGTCGCGGGATTCTGCGGCATCATTTTTCCGCCGGCCGTCGTGATCATTCTGCTCGGCGTGTTCTTCTCGGCGATCGCCTCGTTTCCGCTCACGCATATCGCGCTCGCCGGCGCCGCGGCCGGGGCGATCGGGCTGTCGCTGTCGATGGCGATCACCGCCGCGCGGCGGCTGCCGCGCCGGGTGTTCCCCTATCTGGTGCTGGCGGGGACGTTCGTGGCCGCCGCGGTGTTTCGCGTGTCGCTGGTGTGGACCGTGCTGATCGCGGGCGCATTGAGCGTTGGCTGCGAGTACCTGCGCGAGGCGCGCCAGCCCTGATTGCCATGGATGGCCGTTAGACCAACTCCGGAAAGCGTCTGTCGTGTCTCGAACTCTCATCACCCTGTTTTCGGTTTTCGCGCCGTTGTCCATGGTCACCGTCGGCGGCGGTCAGGGGATCATCGCCGAGGTGCAGCGCCAGGTCGTCGACGTCCATCACTGGATGAGTCACGCGCAGTTCCTCAGCGACTTCGCGATCGCGCGGCTCGCGCCGGGCCCCGGCTCGCTGCTTGCGACGCTGATCGGCTATCAGGTCGGCGGGCTCGGCGGCGCGCTCGTCGCAACCGTCGCGCTATTCGGGCCGACCGCGTTTCTGATGTACGGCGTCGTGCACGTGTGGAACCGGCACGAAGGTGCGCGTTGGCTGAACGCGTTGCAGGCCGGATTGCGACCTGTGGCCGCCGGGCTGATTCTCGCGGCCGTCTACGTGCTGATCAAGGAACTCGAAGGCGGTTGGGTCGCGTGGCTCACCGCGGCCGTCGCGACCGTGCTCGTGATGTGGACGCGTATCAATGCATTGATATTGATCGCGGGCGGCGCGATCGTGTTCGTGCTGGTGCATTTTGCCGGCTTGTTGTAGCGCACGGGGCGGGGAATGTGCGCGTGGATGGTGGATTCAGGCGTGGCGCACGGGTCGCTGTCCGAGTGGGCTTTTTCGATCGTGACTGTACCGGTCACCAGTGCGGAACGCGCCTTGCTATCGGCTCGATAAACCCGACAGCATGGACAGCGATGACCATCGGAACTTTCCCAACCTGGTTGCATGCCCTTTCATTCGTATCGGTCGCTGTCGGCGCCATCTGTGCCCTGGCGATCGCAGTCGACGAAGTTCGACACCCGCAGAAGATGTGGATCATGAATCTCGTTTGGCCGCTAACCGCGTTATTCGGTACCGTCCTATGGCTTGCTGCCTACTACGCGTGGGGACGCAATGTTCCGGGCGCCCGGAACAAGACCGAGGCGCAGCCGTTCGCAGCGATAGTCATGAAAGGAACGAGTCACTGCGGTGCCGGCTGTACGCTTGGCGACATCATCGTCGAATGGTCAGCTTTCGCTTTCCCCGCGTTGGCGGTCTGGTTCGGGTGGCACACGCTGTTCAACGAAAAAACGTTTGCGGTTTGGATCCCCGATTTCATCGTCGCTTTTCTGCTCGGCATCGTGTTCCAGTACTTCACGATCAAACCGATGCGCGGCCTGTCCGTCCGCGCGGGTGTGCTGGCGGCCGTCAAAGCGGACGTCGCCTCCATTACGGCGTGGCAGGTCGGCATGTATGGACTCATGGCCATCGTCCAATTCCTATGGTTCAAGCGGGCTTACGGGGGAATCGCGATGGTTGCAAGCCCTGAGTTCTGGTTTGCGATGCAGCTCGCCATGTTCGCGGGATTCGCGACCAGCTATCCCGTTAACTGGTGGCTGATCCGTTCCGGTGTGAAGGAGAAGATGTGAAGGCCGCGGTTCGGTTTGCGGGCGACCATTGCGCAACGGCATGCCTTTCGGAACAGAACGTTGCTGAAATGGCCGAATGCATCAAGTTAGACATGGACTGCGCGGACATTTGCCGCCTGGCTTCCGCTGCCATGGCTCGTGGCAGTAGTCGCGCGAAGGAATGTCGGGCGATGGGGCAGTAAGAAGCGGGCTCGATCGCTGCATCGGGCAGCCTCGGCTGCGTATGCGCCTAGCATAAAACGGTGACTATTAAAGGAAAACCGCTAAAAATGCGGGCGAAAGCATAAAGTTATCCGTCAGTCTGCCGATAAAGCAGCGGCACGCACGTGCCGCGCATTGACACGGCGCGGCTCACCGAAGCCAAGGCGGAGCGCAAGAAAAAAAACAGTCGCAAACTAGAGACAAAATAAGAGAGAGAGGGTCGATGACCGGTGTCTATAACCCGCTGCTGGTCTGCCTGTCGCTGGTGGTCGCATTCCTTGCGTCCTACACGGCCGTGGAGCTGTCCGGTGGCCTGAATGCCCTCGCGAGCGCAAAACGGCGGCCGCTATGGCTCGTCGGCGGCGCGGTGTCGATGGGAGTCGGCATCTGGTCGATGCACTTCATCGGCATGCTCGCGTTCTCGCTCCCGATTACGGTCGGCTACGATTTTTCCGTCACCGCGGCGTCGCTGTTCCTCGCGATCGGCGTATCACTCATCGCGCTTGCCACCGCGAGCCGCGGCGCGTTGTCGCGAGGGCGCCTGTGCGTTGCCGGAACGATCATGGGCATCGGCGTAGCCGCGATGCACTTCACCGGCATGCACGCGATGCAGATGTCGCCGGCAATCGAGTACACGACCTGGAAAGTCGTGCTCTCGGTGGGCGTGGCGATCGCCGCTTCGATGGCGGCACTCTGGCTCGCCTTCAGGCTGCGCACGTCGGACGTGGAAAATCTCGTCGTCAAGCGGCTCGGCGCGGCCGTCATCATGGCGGTCGCGATCACCGGCATGCACTATCTCGGCATGAGCGCGGCCAACTTCGCCGCCGGCAGCCTGTGTCTCTCCGGCGGTAAGCTGGATGCGAACTGGCTTGCGCTCGTGGTCACGGCGACTTCGTTCACCGTGCTAGTGGGTACGCTCGCCTTGCTCGGCTTCCTGACGAGCAGCCTTTCGATCTCGCTGAAGCGCGCGAACCGGCAATTGCATTATCTCGGCACGCACGATGCGCTGACGAATCTGCCGAACCGCCAGCAACTTTCGTTGCGCATCGCACAGGCGGTCGCCGAATGCGCGCGCGAGGAATCGCCGTTCGCGGTGCTCTTCGTCGATCTCGACGGCTTCAAGTCAATCAACGATTCGCTCGGCCATCGCGTCGGCGACGACTTGCTGCAAGTGTGCGCCGAGCGTCTGCGCGAGGACCTGCGCCATACCGACATGGTCGCGCGGCTTGGCGGAGATGAATTCGTGATCGTGATCGACAACGTGGCCGATGGGTCGTCCGCCGTGGCGGTCGCCAACGCGGTGCTGCGGCGGCTAAGCCAGGAGATCGTCGTCAACGGATTGCAGTTGCGCGTGAGTGCGAGCATCGGCATCGCGATCTATCCGCGCGATGGCGGCAATGCCGACGAACTGCTGCACAGCGCGGACGCCGCGATGTACGCCGCCAAGCAAAGCGGGCGCAATACGTTCCGCGTGTTCGAGCCGCAGATGAACCACACGGCGCTGAAGTCGCTGATCCTGCAGCGCGATCTGCATCGTGCGTTGAGCGGTGGCGAACTCAGTATGTCGTTCCAGCCGAAGTTCAGCGTGGCATCGCAATCGGTGACTGGCGTCGAGGCACTGATCCGCTGGCGTCATCCTGAACTGGGCGAGATTGCGCCGCTCGAATTCATCCCGATCGCGGAACGCTCAGGCCTCATCGTCGAGATCGGCGACTGGGTGCTGCGCGAGGTCTGCCGCAACATTGCGCTATGGGACGCGCAAGGCCTGCCCGCGATCTCTGTCGCGGTGAATCTTTCGCCGATCCAGTTCAGCGTGCCGGACCTGGTGGCCCGCATCGATGCGCTGACCGGGGCAGCCGGCGTCGAACCGTGCCGCCTGATGTTCGAGATTACGGAAACGACAGCGATGCAGAACGTCGAGAAGACGAGCCGCACGATCGAAGCGCTGCGCTCGCGCGGCTATACCGTCGCCATCGACGACTTCGGCACCGGCTATTCGAGCCTGTGCTATCTGCAGCGCTTCAGGTTCGACCAGATCAAGATCGACGGCTCGTTCATGCGCGATCTCGACGCCGACGGCCAGCGCGGTAGCGCATTGCTATCCGCCGTCCTGACGCTCGCGCGCGCGTTGCAAATCGAGGTCGTGGCCGAGGGCGTCGAGACGGAGTCGCAATTGCGCACGCTCAGCGAGCTTGCCTGCGATCAGATGCAGGGCTTCCTGTTGAGCCGCCCGTTGCCTGCCGCCGAGTTCCTGGCGTTCCTGCGTTGCGCCGCGGACCGGATCGTCGCCGCGAAGCGCGCCTGCATGACGCCCGCCGGGTGACGACGGCCGCGCTTTGCGGCCACCAACGCGACGATAGGTACGCATCTCACGGACAGGTTTCGGCTTCTGCATAGTACCGATTCGGCGCGGGAAAGACCCCGGTCATGACCTCGATCAGGAACGGGCCGTCATATCGACATGCTTCGTTTAATACATCATCGAGCTCGTCGATTTGCTCGACCGCGCGCGCGGCCACCCCGATCGACGATGCAAAAGCCGACCAGCTATGACGAGGCAGTTGGGTGAACTGCTCCGAAATCGAACCGCTGCTGATCGCATCGATATGGATTGCGCCATGCGCAGCGTTATTCAGAACCACATAGATCACCTTGACGCGGTATCGAGCCGCGGTCTGGATCTCCATGCCGTGCATCATCATGCACCCATCGCCGGTCACGACGACACAGGGTCGTTCCGGGGCCGCGAGCTTCACGCCGATTCCAGCAGCGATGGCCCATCCCATCGGCGCCAGCGAGCTCGACGAAAAATAGTTGCCGATGCCTGACGACAGCCAGTAGTGAGCCATGAAGATGCGGTGAGCGCCGGAGTCGACCACGACGTTGCTGTCCTTCGGCAGCACTGAGCACAAGCGCTTCACGACGTCTCCCGGGTAAAGCGCCGCACCATCGTCGCCGGAGACTCGTACCGCCAACTGCTCGAACTGAGGGTCGTACAGCGGGGTTCGGTTGACCTCGGCAACCCACGCCTTTCGTCGTTGCAGCGTTCCGGGGAATCCTGGGTAATCCTCCGTACCCTTGCGGGCCAGCAACCGGAAGCTCGCGCCAATTCCGGAGAAGATCTGCTGACGCGCAATGTGCCCCATCGCCGGTGAATCGAAGCTGTCGTCGAAGATCAGCAGTTCCTTGCCGCCCGTCAGCTTCCCGCTCCAGTTCATGCTGTCTCGCTGGTTCAGGTCGCAACCAAATACGACGAGCGCGTCCAGTTCGTCCGAGTTGATCACACGCGCAGCACGCGAATGGCTCGAGAATCCATATACGCCTAGGGCAAGGGCATGTTCCTCAGGAAACGCGCCTTTTCCCGATAGCGTCGTCGCGACTGGAATATGAAATTTTTCCGCGACCTCGAGCAGAACCTTGGCCGTTTCTGCATCGTTACCGCGACTGCCGATCAGAAACGCGACTTTCTTCGGCTGGAGCAGATACTGATCGCAGAGCACATCGAGAGCGGCGCGATTCGCGGGCACCTCGCATGCGTTGAATTCACCGTGGGCGTAGGGTTGCCGTGCGGTGTCCTGACCCGGCAGGACATCCTGTTTTTGAACGTCGACGGGAATACTGATGAACGACTGCGCTCGACGCATCCAGTTCAAGCCATCTGTCGCACGGCGCATCTCTGCCTGAATATTTTCCTTGTTCTTGAGCTCGACGATATCCGTGACAAGACTTTTGACCACACCGCTTTCAAAGATGCCTCCAGACGTGGCATCCTGGAACGCCCCTTTTCCTTCCGAGCGCGATGAGATCCCTCCGGCGATATAGAGCATCGGGATCCGGTCTGCGTGGGCGGCAGCCATGCCAGGCACGAAATTCATCGTGCCCGGGCCGGAAATGCCGGCACACACCCCGAATTTTCGGCTGGCGCGGGCATAGCCATCGGCCATGAAAGCACTGCCGGTCTCATGCGCGCCTACAATGCCACGAACTAAAGGGGAATTGTCGATTGCGTTCAGCAGCGGGTAGATCAGTTTCCCCGGGACCAGAAACACGTGATCTATTCCTGCGGACTCCAACGACTTCACAACCACTTTCGACACATTCAGCGGAACGTTTGATCTCATAGTGTTGGCGACGATCTGACGAGATACCGTTAATCGAATCTCACCGCTGTCCATCTGGACGTCGCGCGCTGCATGTCGAGGCGGCACGAGACGAAGTCGGCGACAGCCAGTTTGTGGAGACGGCGAGATTACCTTCAGCGCGCTGCGGCACATCGTCCGCAGTTGCCCATCAAGCTATTTCCTCGAACCTGCCTGACCGGCGGGCCCGCATGTCTCCATCCACAATCACACGTCCCTGGCTGCATCCTTGATCCCGCGCACCCGCCTCCGTGTCGGAGGCAGTCGCGGCTTGTTGTTGATCACCCGGCGCGCGGGGATCGCGGGTCTGCGCCCGCTCGACTTCCGCCCGGCTGGAATACGCCGACGGTATGGACCGACGTCGTCCAGCAACAGGAGCTGCTCAGAATGTCTGCCAGTCGGATGTCTTCGTATCGAGGGCCGCAACCGACTCGCTGCTGGCTGAAGACGGGACTGGCGTCCTCGCGGCTTTCGTCGGTGCCGCAGGAGAGGAGGCGGAACGGTTCGGAGCCGTCCGCTGCGGCGCTGCCTTGGGTGAGGTCGCCCGCGAGGAGCTTGTCTTCGCGCCGTTGACCTTGAAGAAGGCGACGGCCTTGCGCAGGCTTTCCGCTTGCTGCGCCATGGTCTGAGCCGCCGCCGAAGCCTCTTCGACGAGCGCCGCGTTCTGCTGAGTGACCTGGTCCATCTGGTTGACTGCCTGATTGACCTGCTCGATGCCGGTGCTTTGCTCTTTCGAGGCCGACGAGATTTCGCCCACGATGTCGGTCACACGCTTCACTGACTGCACGATTTCCTTGATCGCACCGCCTGCCTCTTCGACGAGCATCGAGCCCGCCTCGACCCGGCTGACAGAGGCGGAGATCAGCTCCTTGATTTCCTTTGCGGCAGTAGCGCTGCGTTGCGCGAGCGTGCGGACTTCACCCGCAACGACCGCGAAGCCCCGACCCTGTTCTCCGGCGCGAGCCGCCTCGACTGCTGCGTTCAGCGCGAGGATATTGGTCTGGAAGGCGATGCCCTCGATGACACCGATAATTTCGGACATCGTGGCCGAACTCGTGGAGATATCGCGCATCGTCTCGACCACACGCCCGACGATTTCGCCACCACGTTGCGCGACGCCCGACGCGGTACCCGAGAGGGTGGCAGCCTGGCTTGCATTGTCCGTGTTGTGACGGACCGCCGCAGTCAGTTCCTCCATGCTGGAAGCCGTTTCTTCGAGCGACGCCGCCTGTTCCTCCGTGCGGCTCGACAGATCCAGATTGCCTTGTGCGATCTGCGCACTCGCAGTCGCGACGCCTTCGGCGTTCTCACGCACGTCGGACACGACCCGCACGAGCGCATCGCACATGGCTTTCAGCGACGCCATGAGGCTATTCGTATCACCGGGCCGCAGCTCAATGCTGATGTTCAGGTCGCCGGCCGCCACGCTTCGCGCCACAGCAGCAGCCGTCGCGGGTTCCGTACCCAGCTGGCGCGTGACGCTGCGCATCATCCATATGCCGATCCCGACGCCGATCAACACCGACATCGCGACGAGGACGAGCATCACAGCGCGACCTTCGTCATACACCGCATCGTTGGATTCGGCCGTTCTTTGGGCGTCGCTCTGTTTCAGAGCAACCAGGTTGCCCATCAGGACGAGAGTCTTGAAACCCTTCCGGTGGTACTCGCCGAGCATATATTCGGTCAGGCCATCCCGATCCTCCAATCCGGCAGCGTTGATCTTGCCTTTCATTTCATTGAAGGCCTGGATGTAGTCCTGCCAGCCCTGATCGAGCTCGGCAAAGGTCGCCTTTCCTTTGTCGGTATAGACGAGGGGCTCCGCCTGATTGAGGTGTTCACGCGCGGAGGCCAGGGCCTTGTCAGCCTGATCCAGCGAGCCAGCCCGCTGTGCGGCCGTCGTAGCCAGCACTGCGTTGCGCAGATAGGTGCCGACTCGCAGCACGTCGGCGTTCGCCTGCTGTATCAGGTTGAGCCCGACGAGATCCTGCCGATACGTCTGGTCCGCGTTCGCGCTGATTTGCGCCATGTTGCGCAGACCGATCCCGCTGACGACAGCGCTGATGATCGAAACCAGGATGAAAGCGCTGATCAGCCTGGTACCGAGTTTCATATTGCCGAAATTCATAGTTCGCTTCGCTGAGAATAAAAACCGGAACGGAAAAGCAGTCCAGCCACGCTGCGGCGTCCGCCGCTGGCCGGCAATGGAGCCCGATGGCACGTCGCAGGACGCGTTTCGGTGGGCTCGGCATCCGGCAACGGCGAACGCACTACTGCACTCAACTGGTTATCGGCAGCGTGGAATGTTTCTTCATACGATTTGCTGGATTGCAGTTCAGATTTTTTACATCTCCGCGAGGACTGCCGAACGTGCCGTCAGATCTCCGTATCAACGTTGTGCATGGAAGCGTTAGCCGCACTCATTTGGTGCGGAACGTTTCACACTGTCTCAGCGCTATTTAGCGCGCGTTGTACCACTCGACGGCGTCTTCGCCGGCCGGGATGTAGAACGGACTCGATGCATCGGTCGCGGCGAGCCATACGGCTTGCGCAACATCCGACGCGTGCGTGACAGTTGTCTCTTTCTCCCAGTTAGCGAAGATCTGCTGCACGAGTTCGGCGTAGGGCTCGGGAAAGCCAGCTGTCATGCGCGTCCGCGCGTTCTCGCCGAAACGGGTCGAAGGCGCGCGTCCCGGCAGCACGACACGCACGCGCACGTTGAACTGCTCCAATTCAAGCGCGAGCGATCCGCTAAACGCGTTCACTGCGGACTTGCTTGCGGTATAGACCGATAGCAGATGCAACGGCCTGAGCGTGACGGTCGACGTAACGTTCACGATCACGCCTTCGCCACGCTCGCGGAACTGCGGCAACACGGCCTGCGCCGTCGCGATGGTGCCGAGCGTGTTGGTCTCGAAGATCTCGCGCACGGTGTCCATCGGCGTGCCTTCGAGCGCGTTCAGAAAGCCGATGCCCGCGTTGTTGACCAGCACATCGATGGGACCGGCCGCATCGATGGCGGCGCGAATGCTTTGCGGGTCCTTCACATCGAGCGCGAGGATCGAAAGACGATCGGAGCGCGGCAACACGTCTTCGCGCGGGGTGCGCATCGTGGCGATCACGCGCCAGTCGCGATCGAGAAAATAACGCGCGATTTCGAGGCCAAACCCGGATGAGCAGCCGGTAATCAATACGGTCTTCATGTCGACTCCTGTAGTCGGTGACAGTCCGGTCACGATACCTCGCGACCGGCCGGACTCGCTACAATCGAACGTCCATGGTTCATTCGAGATCGTCCGATCATGATCGACCCGCTCGCCGATGTCGTCACGTTGCTCAAACCGACACCCACGTTTTCGAAAGTGCTCAGCGGCGCTGGGCGCTGGCGCGCGAGCCGCACGGAAGTCGGACAGCCGTTCTATTGCGTGGTCCTCGAAGGATCGCTGCGCTTATCCGTCAATGGTTCCGAACTGCTCATTCTTCAGGCCGATGACTTCGTGCTCGCGCCGCAAGTTTTCAGCTTCGCGATGACGAGCATCGACCCGGCCGACGATGACCATGTTTGCGATGCGCCCATGGCATTGCCCGACGGCAGTTTTCGGTTCGGCGACGCAGCGGTCGCGGCCGATGCGCAATGGCTCGCGGGCCTCTGCGCGTTCGGCTCGCCGGATGCGGCCTTGCTCGTGTCGCTTTTGCCCGAACTCGTGCTCGTGCGCGGCGATCGCAGGCTCGCCACGCTCGTCAAACTGGTACGGGACGAATCGCGCGCGCAGCGGCCCGCGCGCGAGGTCGTGCTGGCGCGCCTGCTCGAGGTGCTCTTCATTGAAGCGTTGCGATCGACCCAAACGGGGGCGTCGCCGGGGCTCGTCCGCGGCCTCGCCGATACCCGCCTCGCGCTCGCCATTCGCCAGATGCACGAAAGCCCGGAAAAGCCCTGGACGATCGCGCAACTCGCGAAAGCCGCGGCGCTTTCACGCTCCTCTTTCTTCGATCGCTTCAGCCGCGCTGTCGGCGTCGCGCCGATGGCGTATTTATTGTCGTGGCGCATGGCCATCGCCAAAAACCTGCTGCGTCGGAACGAAGACGGCGTTGCGGCGATCGCGGCGCG
This genomic window contains:
- a CDS encoding chromate transporter — encoded protein: MAKGTHGQDVSDPVPRSEHDARHDAPAPRDVTSLGLFLIFARIGLTSFGGGLSGWFMREFVHDRHWIGEDEFLNGLALSQALPGVNVKNLAIWIGYRLLGWRGAVAGFCGIIFPPAVVIILLGVFFSAIASFPLTHIALAGAAAGAIGLSLSMAITAARRLPRRVFPYLVLAGTFVAAAVFRVSLVWTVLIAGALSVGCEYLREARQP
- a CDS encoding chromate transporter — protein: MSRTLITLFSVFAPLSMVTVGGGQGIIAEVQRQVVDVHHWMSHAQFLSDFAIARLAPGPGSLLATLIGYQVGGLGGALVATVALFGPTAFLMYGVVHVWNRHEGARWLNALQAGLRPVAAGLILAAVYVLIKELEGGWVAWLTAAVATVLVMWTRINALILIAGGAIVFVLVHFAGLL
- a CDS encoding DUF4396 domain-containing protein → MTIGTFPTWLHALSFVSVAVGAICALAIAVDEVRHPQKMWIMNLVWPLTALFGTVLWLAAYYAWGRNVPGARNKTEAQPFAAIVMKGTSHCGAGCTLGDIIVEWSAFAFPALAVWFGWHTLFNEKTFAVWIPDFIVAFLLGIVFQYFTIKPMRGLSVRAGVLAAVKADVASITAWQVGMYGLMAIVQFLWFKRAYGGIAMVASPEFWFAMQLAMFAGFATSYPVNWWLIRSGVKEKM
- a CDS encoding putative bifunctional diguanylate cyclase/phosphodiesterase; its protein translation is MTGVYNPLLVCLSLVVAFLASYTAVELSGGLNALASAKRRPLWLVGGAVSMGVGIWSMHFIGMLAFSLPITVGYDFSVTAASLFLAIGVSLIALATASRGALSRGRLCVAGTIMGIGVAAMHFTGMHAMQMSPAIEYTTWKVVLSVGVAIAASMAALWLAFRLRTSDVENLVVKRLGAAVIMAVAITGMHYLGMSAANFAAGSLCLSGGKLDANWLALVVTATSFTVLVGTLALLGFLTSSLSISLKRANRQLHYLGTHDALTNLPNRQQLSLRIAQAVAECAREESPFAVLFVDLDGFKSINDSLGHRVGDDLLQVCAERLREDLRHTDMVARLGGDEFVIVIDNVADGSSAVAVANAVLRRLSQEIVVNGLQLRVSASIGIAIYPRDGGNADELLHSADAAMYAAKQSGRNTFRVFEPQMNHTALKSLILQRDLHRALSGGELSMSFQPKFSVASQSVTGVEALIRWRHPELGEIAPLEFIPIAERSGLIVEIGDWVLREVCRNIALWDAQGLPAISVAVNLSPIQFSVPDLVARIDALTGAAGVEPCRLMFEITETTAMQNVEKTSRTIEALRSRGYTVAIDDFGTGYSSLCYLQRFRFDQIKIDGSFMRDLDADGQRGSALLSAVLTLARALQIEVVAEGVETESQLRTLSELACDQMQGFLLSRPLPAAEFLAFLRCAADRIVAAKRACMTPAG
- a CDS encoding thiamine pyrophosphate-binding protein, whose protein sequence is MDSGEIRLTVSRQIVANTMRSNVPLNVSKVVVKSLESAGIDHVFLVPGKLIYPLLNAIDNSPLVRGIVGAHETGSAFMADGYARASRKFGVCAGISGPGTMNFVPGMAAAHADRIPMLYIAGGISSRSEGKGAFQDATSGGIFESGVVKSLVTDIVELKNKENIQAEMRRATDGLNWMRRAQSFISIPVDVQKQDVLPGQDTARQPYAHGEFNACEVPANRAALDVLCDQYLLQPKKVAFLIGSRGNDAETAKVLLEVAEKFHIPVATTLSGKGAFPEEHALALGVYGFSSHSRAARVINSDELDALVVFGCDLNQRDSMNWSGKLTGGKELLIFDDSFDSPAMGHIARQQIFSGIGASFRLLARKGTEDYPGFPGTLQRRKAWVAEVNRTPLYDPQFEQLAVRVSGDDGAALYPGDVVKRLCSVLPKDSNVVVDSGAHRIFMAHYWLSSGIGNYFSSSSLAPMGWAIAAGIGVKLAAPERPCVVVTGDGCMMMHGMEIQTAARYRVKVIYVVLNNAAHGAIHIDAISSGSISEQFTQLPRHSWSAFASSIGVAARAVEQIDELDDVLNEACRYDGPFLIEVMTGVFPAPNRYYAEAETCP
- a CDS encoding methyl-accepting chemotaxis protein: MNFGNMKLGTRLISAFILVSIISAVVSGIGLRNMAQISANADQTYRQDLVGLNLIQQANADVLRVGTYLRNAVLATTAAQRAGSLDQADKALASAREHLNQAEPLVYTDKGKATFAELDQGWQDYIQAFNEMKGKINAAGLEDRDGLTEYMLGEYHRKGFKTLVLMGNLVALKQSDAQRTAESNDAVYDEGRAVMLVLVAMSVLIGVGIGIWMMRSVTRQLGTEPATAAAVARSVAAGDLNISIELRPGDTNSLMASLKAMCDALVRVVSDVRENAEGVATASAQIAQGNLDLSSRTEEQAASLEETASSMEELTAAVRHNTDNASQAATLSGTASGVAQRGGEIVGRVVETMRDISTSSATMSEIIGVIEGIAFQTNILALNAAVEAARAGEQGRGFAVVAGEVRTLAQRSATAAKEIKELISASVSRVEAGSMLVEEAGGAIKEIVQSVKRVTDIVGEISSASKEQSTGIEQVNQAVNQMDQVTQQNAALVEEASAAAQTMAQQAESLRKAVAFFKVNGAKTSSSRATSPKAAPQRTAPNRSASSPAAPTKAARTPVPSSASSESVAALDTKTSDWQTF
- a CDS encoding SDR family oxidoreductase, whose protein sequence is MKTVLITGCSSGFGLEIARYFLDRDWRVIATMRTPREDVLPRSDRLSILALDVKDPQSIRAAIDAAGPIDVLVNNAGIGFLNALEGTPMDTVREIFETNTLGTIATAQAVLPQFRERGEGVIVNVTSTVTLRPLHLLSVYTASKSAVNAFSGSLALELEQFNVRVRVVLPGRAPSTRFGENARTRMTAGFPEPYAELVQQIFANWEKETTVTHASDVAQAVWLAATDASSPFYIPAGEDAVEWYNAR
- a CDS encoding AraC family transcriptional regulator — encoded protein: MIDPLADVVTLLKPTPTFSKVLSGAGRWRASRTEVGQPFYCVVLEGSLRLSVNGSELLILQADDFVLAPQVFSFAMTSIDPADDDHVCDAPMALPDGSFRFGDAAVAADAQWLAGLCAFGSPDAALLVSLLPELVLVRGDRRLATLVKLVRDESRAQRPAREVVLARLLEVLFIEALRSTQTGASPGLVRGLADTRLALAIRQMHESPEKPWTIAQLAKAAALSRSSFFDRFSRAVGVAPMAYLLSWRMAIAKNLLRRNEDGVAAIAARVGYSSASAFSAAFTRHVGLPPTQYAQDAADISRLLA